One Acidobacteriota bacterium genomic region harbors:
- a CDS encoding glycine cleavage T C-terminal barrel domain-containing protein, whose translation MSDTLTAPRPLPAAALHEQLGADLELRHGWQVPATYGAPESERQALEQSCGLVDRSWADLLEITGEDRLRFVGGQVTCEIQSLTEGSGSYGFFTSPKGRIEADVIALALEDRLWLELPPERAEAIAERLNKYIIADRVEVQRLDGWALWTLAGPKAAAVLDQVTDSEAPAPEELWSHQAMTLAGTEARVVRHGHLGLQAFTLWIPVSAAVTVGEALIEAGAAPIGVDALDAHRIAAGEPRFGADFGPDNFPQETGLDDAVSYTKGCYLGQEVVARLHYRGQVSRQMRSVVLDMDEPPAVGTELLFEGRPAGTLSSVAVSPELGKAVGLSILQRRAFAPGTRLELPDGTVAEVR comes from the coding sequence ATGAGCGACACCCTCACCGCCCCTCGCCCCCTTCCCGCCGCAGCGCTCCACGAGCAGCTAGGCGCCGATCTCGAGCTGCGCCACGGCTGGCAGGTTCCCGCGACCTACGGAGCGCCGGAGTCCGAACGCCAAGCTCTGGAGCAAAGCTGCGGCCTGGTGGACCGCTCCTGGGCCGATCTGCTGGAGATCACTGGCGAGGATCGGCTGCGCTTCGTCGGCGGCCAGGTGACCTGCGAGATCCAGAGCCTCACCGAAGGCAGCGGCAGCTACGGATTCTTCACCTCCCCCAAAGGCCGCATCGAGGCGGACGTCATCGCCCTCGCCCTGGAAGACCGCCTGTGGTTGGAGCTGCCGCCGGAACGCGCCGAGGCCATCGCCGAGCGCCTGAACAAATACATCATCGCCGACCGGGTGGAGGTGCAACGGCTCGACGGCTGGGCACTGTGGACCCTCGCGGGCCCCAAGGCCGCCGCGGTACTGGATCAAGTCACCGATAGCGAGGCCCCTGCTCCCGAAGAGCTTTGGAGCCACCAGGCGATGACTTTGGCCGGCACCGAAGCGCGGGTCGTCCGCCACGGCCACCTGGGCCTCCAAGCCTTCACCCTCTGGATCCCGGTGTCCGCCGCCGTCACCGTCGGCGAAGCGCTGATCGAAGCCGGCGCCGCCCCCATCGGCGTCGACGCCCTCGACGCCCACCGCATCGCAGCCGGCGAACCCCGCTTCGGAGCCGACTTCGGCCCGGACAATTTTCCTCAGGAGACAGGCCTGGACGACGCGGTGAGCTACACCAAGGGCTGCTATCTGGGCCAGGAGGTGGTGGCCCGCCTGCATTATCGCGGTCAGGTGAGCCGGCAGATGCGGTCGGTAGTGCTGGATATGGACGAGCCGCCGGCGGTGGGTACCGAGCTCCTCTTCGAAGGCCGTCCGGCGGGCACCCTCAGCAGCGTCGCCGTCTCGCCGGAGCTGGGCAAGGCCGTGGGCCTCTCCATCCTCCAACGCCGCGCCTTCGCCCCCGGCACCCGCCTGGAGCTCCCCGACGGCACCGTCGCGGAAGTGCGTTAG